The proteins below are encoded in one region of Bosea sp. BIWAKO-01:
- a CDS encoding bifunctional diguanylate cyclase/phosphodiesterase, with protein sequence MPETLRQCRLIFLISALLNTFFLVSDWRFFGTPHFLVAVSARFAVVAVSILCALLIRRATRFKQAEAVTALWEVGCAVAVAFLVSSRSDLALFVVLLLPSIFYLVAPISFRWTFILGFCTSVLMLVGYLGVGPYPSTFVGLVLVLAMLNFALGLVVIHANRLRRLEWTATQSERAAKEELDESRAMIERLFMAVPIPLVVTSVADGRFVRANDAALRFFGKGTGGDLREVAVPDVFVDAKSRRSLTRQLLRGEHVGEFEVAIRDGSGTSRDALITATSLSMGQSSTIVAGIVDITERKAAEARVRWQATHDALTGLPNRLLFHERLQEALADLGDGATVSLFLVDLDDFKSVNDTLGHDAGDALLNEAAARLLRHTAPGDLVARLGGDEFVVLSTETMDVPEAQAKAERLLTALRAPLSHLGHAISSRASLGIALAPQHDRVPIELMKDADLALYRAKALGRNMAVVYDSGMREAMNARVAICRELAEALTQDRILPFYQPQISLVTGAIDGLEALARWRHPERGIVPAAAFVHGLDDPETASAIGDVILRKAIADLSNWLATGIAVPRVWVNLAPAVFRDPQFSQKLLAQLAAAGVPTSCFGVEVTETVLLARTAGDAERALKTLRENGVCVALDDFGTGYASLTHLRRFPVDVIKIDRGFVRHLDEGGEDAAIVRAIINLAADLKLDLIAEGVETRQQEAFLRQCGCNFAQGYRYSRPVPANRVPWLSQQSGLQPVEPAMDADRGGVAAA encoded by the coding sequence TTGCCGGAGACCCTCCGGCAGTGCCGGCTGATCTTCCTGATTTCGGCGCTGCTCAACACCTTCTTCCTCGTCAGCGACTGGCGCTTCTTCGGGACGCCACATTTCCTGGTCGCCGTGTCCGCACGCTTCGCCGTCGTGGCGGTGTCGATTCTCTGTGCGCTCCTGATCCGCAGGGCGACCCGCTTCAAGCAGGCCGAAGCGGTGACCGCCCTGTGGGAGGTCGGTTGCGCCGTGGCGGTTGCCTTCCTGGTCAGCTCTCGCAGCGATCTGGCGCTGTTCGTCGTGCTGTTGCTGCCCTCCATCTTCTATCTGGTGGCGCCGATATCCTTCCGCTGGACGTTCATCCTCGGTTTCTGCACCAGCGTGCTCATGCTGGTTGGCTATCTCGGGGTGGGCCCGTATCCGAGCACCTTCGTCGGGTTGGTGCTCGTGTTGGCGATGTTGAACTTCGCGTTGGGCCTGGTCGTGATCCACGCCAACCGCCTGAGGCGGCTGGAATGGACTGCGACCCAATCCGAGCGTGCTGCAAAGGAGGAGCTCGACGAGAGCCGCGCGATGATCGAGCGCCTCTTCATGGCCGTGCCGATCCCGCTTGTCGTCACGTCGGTGGCGGATGGGCGCTTCGTCCGGGCCAATGATGCGGCGCTGCGCTTCTTCGGCAAGGGGACCGGAGGCGATCTGCGCGAGGTGGCCGTGCCGGATGTCTTCGTCGATGCGAAAAGCCGGCGCAGCTTGACCCGGCAATTGCTTCGCGGCGAGCATGTCGGCGAGTTCGAGGTTGCGATCCGCGACGGATCCGGCACGAGCCGTGACGCGTTGATCACCGCGACCTCCTTGTCGATGGGCCAGTCCTCGACGATCGTCGCCGGCATTGTCGACATCACCGAGCGCAAGGCCGCCGAAGCGCGTGTCCGTTGGCAAGCGACGCATGACGCGCTGACGGGCCTGCCGAACCGGTTGCTCTTCCATGAGCGTCTGCAGGAGGCTCTTGCCGATCTCGGCGATGGCGCGACCGTGAGCCTGTTCCTGGTCGATCTCGACGATTTCAAGTCGGTCAACGACACGCTTGGGCACGATGCCGGAGATGCCTTGCTGAACGAGGCAGCCGCGCGCCTCCTGCGCCACACTGCCCCCGGAGATCTCGTCGCGCGCCTGGGCGGTGACGAATTCGTGGTGCTCTCGACCGAGACGATGGACGTGCCCGAGGCTCAGGCCAAGGCGGAGCGGCTGCTGACGGCGCTGCGTGCCCCGCTCAGCCATCTCGGGCACGCCATTTCCTCGCGCGCCAGCCTCGGCATCGCGCTGGCGCCACAGCATGATCGCGTGCCGATCGAGCTGATGAAGGATGCCGATCTCGCGCTCTATCGCGCCAAGGCCCTGGGCCGGAACATGGCCGTCGTCTATGACAGTGGCATGCGCGAGGCGATGAACGCGCGCGTCGCCATTTGCCGTGAGTTGGCCGAGGCGCTGACGCAGGACCGCATCCTGCCCTTCTATCAACCGCAGATTTCACTGGTCACTGGTGCCATCGATGGCCTTGAAGCGCTGGCACGGTGGCGCCATCCCGAACGCGGGATCGTGCCGGCTGCCGCGTTCGTCCATGGGTTGGACGATCCGGAAACGGCTTCTGCGATCGGCGATGTCATCCTGCGCAAGGCGATTGCCGACCTGAGCAACTGGCTCGCAACGGGGATTGCGGTCCCGCGCGTCTGGGTCAATCTCGCGCCGGCGGTGTTCCGCGATCCGCAGTTTTCGCAGAAGCTGCTTGCCCAGCTGGCGGCGGCGGGCGTGCCGACATCCTGCTTCGGCGTCGAGGTCACCGAGACCGTGCTCCTCGCCCGCACCGCCGGCGATGCGGAACGCGCGCTGAAGACGCTTCGCGAGAACGGTGTCTGCGTTGCGCTGGACGATTTCGGCACCGGCTATGCGTCGCTCACCCATCTCAGGCGCTTCCCCGTCGATGTGATCAAGATCGACCGCGGATTTGTCCGCCATCTCGATGAGGGCGGGGAGGATGCTGCGATCGTGCGCGCGATCATCAACCTCGCGGCCGACCTGAAGCTGGATCTCATCGCGGAGGGGGTCGAGACACGACAGCAGGAGGCCTTCCTGCGCCAGTGCGGCTGCAACTTCGCGCAAGGCTATCGCTACTCCCGCCCGGTTCCGGCGAACAGGGTGCCATGGCTGAGCCAGCAGTCTGGCCTGCAGCCGGTTGAACCCGCCATGGATGCAGACCGGGGCGGCGTGGCTGCGGCCTGA
- a CDS encoding biotin carboxylase N-terminal domain-containing protein, whose protein sequence is MFESILIANRGEIACRIIKTCRRLGIRAIAVHSDADRDALHVRLADEAIAIGPAPARDSYLRAERIIEAALATGAQAIHPGYGFLSERLDLIAACEKAGVTFIGPSAAAIDAMGDKIRSKQIAREAGVPGVPGYDGADQSRDVLKREALRIGLPVMVKASAGGGGKGIRKVEREEDLDAAISAAGSEAQAAFGDGRLLIEKFVTRPRHVEVQVAGDRHGAIVHLFERDCSVQRSNQKLIEEAPAPNLRDETRAALHYYALRLSRAISYDNLGTVEFLVDAVTQEVFFLEMNTRLQVEHPVTEAITGLDLVEWQIRIAAGEPLPLAQGEIRCSGHAIEARLTAERADQGFRPDTGVIRLWREPLAARVDSGIAAGSEVTPHYDSLLAKVIAHAPDRTSAAQRLARGLDGMVVLGPATTRAFLADALRTPSFTKGEATTLFLSENFPGGWKPQAVPQDLLNAVAAALWLTARGAEPDGTPWRALKGFRLLAPAGRPATTHLAIGAGAGAARLAIETHDGFLRVASAGGQHDIALRRGGSDAEWVVAMSGASQMAYAVCDTQGLLLRLGGFEGRIEIALAIEAAAARRDAGGDSGNTVRAPMPGTLAALHVGAGDTVEAGQIVAVLESMKLFMELKSPAGGTVQRIGPRAGSTVAAGDILVAIEPV, encoded by the coding sequence ATGTTCGAGAGCATCCTGATCGCCAATCGCGGCGAGATCGCCTGCCGCATCATCAAGACCTGCCGCCGTCTCGGCATCCGCGCCATTGCGGTCCATTCGGACGCGGACCGCGACGCGCTGCATGTGCGCCTCGCAGACGAGGCCATCGCCATCGGCCCGGCCCCCGCCCGCGACAGCTATCTGAGAGCCGAGCGGATCATCGAGGCTGCGCTGGCGACGGGCGCCCAGGCGATCCATCCCGGCTATGGCTTTCTCTCGGAACGGCTCGACCTGATCGCAGCCTGCGAAAAGGCAGGCGTCACCTTCATCGGCCCTTCGGCCGCCGCCATCGACGCCATGGGCGACAAGATCCGCTCCAAGCAGATCGCGCGCGAGGCCGGCGTGCCGGGCGTGCCCGGATATGACGGGGCCGACCAGTCCCGCGACGTGCTGAAGCGGGAAGCATTGCGCATCGGCCTGCCCGTCATGGTCAAGGCCTCTGCCGGTGGCGGCGGCAAAGGCATCCGCAAGGTCGAACGGGAGGAGGATCTCGATGCGGCCATCTCCGCAGCGGGCAGCGAGGCACAGGCCGCATTCGGAGACGGGCGCCTGCTGATCGAGAAATTCGTGACGCGCCCGCGCCATGTCGAGGTCCAGGTCGCCGGCGACAGGCACGGCGCCATCGTCCATCTCTTCGAGCGAGATTGCTCGGTGCAGCGCTCCAACCAGAAACTGATCGAGGAAGCGCCAGCCCCGAACCTGCGGGATGAGACACGCGCAGCCCTGCATTACTACGCCTTGAGATTGTCGCGCGCGATTTCCTACGACAATCTCGGGACCGTCGAATTCCTCGTCGATGCCGTGACGCAGGAGGTGTTCTTCCTTGAGATGAACACGCGCCTGCAGGTCGAGCACCCGGTCACCGAAGCGATCACCGGGCTCGATCTGGTGGAATGGCAGATCCGCATCGCAGCAGGCGAGCCCCTGCCGCTGGCCCAGGGTGAGATCCGCTGCTCAGGCCACGCCATCGAAGCCAGGCTGACGGCCGAGCGCGCGGACCAGGGCTTCCGGCCCGATACGGGCGTGATCAGGCTGTGGCGGGAACCGCTGGCGGCGCGCGTCGACAGCGGCATTGCAGCCGGCAGCGAGGTTACGCCGCATTACGATTCCCTGCTCGCCAAGGTCATCGCCCATGCGCCCGATCGCACGAGCGCGGCCCAGCGGCTCGCCAGAGGGCTGGATGGGATGGTGGTGCTCGGGCCGGCGACCACCCGCGCGTTCCTGGCGGATGCCCTGAGGACACCGAGCTTCACGAAGGGCGAGGCCACGACCCTGTTCCTGAGCGAGAATTTTCCGGGAGGCTGGAAGCCGCAAGCCGTACCGCAAGACCTGCTCAATGCCGTGGCCGCAGCCCTCTGGCTCACGGCGCGCGGGGCCGAGCCGGACGGCACGCCATGGCGTGCGCTCAAGGGCTTTCGCCTGCTCGCGCCTGCCGGAAGGCCAGCGACGACGCATCTGGCCATCGGAGCCGGTGCAGGCGCGGCGCGGCTCGCCATCGAAACCCATGATGGCTTCCTGCGTGTCGCGTCAGCAGGTGGCCAACATGATATCGCGCTCCGCCGCGGTGGCTCGGACGCCGAGTGGGTGGTAGCCATGAGCGGGGCGAGCCAGATGGCATACGCCGTCTGCGACACCCAGGGTCTGCTCCTGCGCCTCGGCGGCTTCGAAGGCCGGATCGAAATCGCGCTTGCGATCGAGGCAGCGGCAGCGCGCCGCGATGCGGGCGGCGATTCCGGCAACACCGTGCGGGCACCGATGCCAGGAACACTTGCGGCGTTGCATGTCGGCGCCGGCGACACCGTCGAGGCCGGGCAGATCGTGGCCGTGCTGGAATCGATGAAGCTCTTCATGGAGTTGAAGAGCCCCGCCGGCGGAACGGTTCAACGGATCGGACCGCGGGCCGGATCGACGGTGGCAGCCGGCGACATTCTGGTCGCTATCGAACCGGTCTGA
- a CDS encoding acyl-CoA dehydrogenase family protein has product MTAVDRPGPAADEELRRSPYFTEEHEALRDQLRRFVDTEIKPHALAWEEAGFVPREVLRRMGELGFFGIRYPAEFGGSEMDTLATVILAEELGRSTFSGVAITALVHTDMASVHVFNAGSKAQHARYMPDIIAGKTICAVAVTEPDAGSDVKGIRTTARREGETYVLNGAKMFITNGVHADLYCVAAKTDLSARPSQSVSIFLVEKGTPGFRVSRALDKHGWRSSDTAELVFEECRIPAANLLGQEGRGFYAIMRNFQNERTVIGAMAMGEAQAALDLTLDYVRTRKAFGAPLWEKQAIRQKLAMLSAKVEAGRQLVYHAAWLDARGAEATREVSMVKAYCGELVNEVMYACLQFHGGMGFMRESAIERLTRDARVQSIGGGATEVMLEEVAKRL; this is encoded by the coding sequence ATGACGGCGGTGGACAGACCGGGGCCCGCGGCCGACGAAGAGCTGCGCCGCTCGCCCTATTTCACCGAGGAGCACGAGGCGCTGCGCGATCAACTGCGCCGCTTTGTCGATACCGAGATCAAGCCGCATGCGCTGGCCTGGGAGGAGGCTGGTTTCGTGCCGCGGGAGGTGCTGCGCCGCATGGGCGAACTCGGCTTCTTCGGCATCCGCTACCCCGCCGAATTCGGCGGCTCGGAAATGGATACGCTGGCGACCGTGATCCTTGCCGAGGAGCTCGGCCGCTCCACTTTCTCCGGCGTCGCCATCACCGCACTCGTCCATACCGACATGGCTTCTGTCCATGTATTCAATGCGGGCAGCAAGGCGCAGCACGCCCGCTACATGCCGGACATCATTGCCGGCAAGACGATCTGCGCGGTGGCGGTGACAGAGCCTGACGCGGGTTCGGATGTGAAGGGTATCCGCACCACGGCGCGGCGCGAGGGCGAAACCTACGTCCTGAACGGCGCCAAGATGTTCATCACCAACGGCGTCCATGCGGATCTCTACTGCGTCGCCGCCAAGACCGATCTCTCGGCCAGGCCCTCGCAATCGGTCTCGATCTTCCTGGTCGAGAAGGGAACGCCCGGTTTCCGGGTCTCGCGCGCGCTCGACAAGCACGGCTGGCGCTCTTCCGATACCGCCGAACTCGTCTTCGAGGAGTGCCGCATCCCGGCCGCGAACCTGCTCGGCCAGGAGGGGCGAGGCTTCTACGCGATCATGCGCAACTTCCAGAATGAGCGCACGGTCATCGGCGCGATGGCGATGGGCGAGGCACAGGCCGCGCTCGATCTCACGCTGGATTATGTCCGCACTCGAAAGGCCTTCGGGGCTCCGCTCTGGGAAAAGCAGGCCATCCGCCAGAAGCTCGCCATGCTCTCCGCCAAGGTCGAGGCGGGGCGCCAGCTCGTCTATCATGCCGCCTGGCTCGACGCCCGGGGCGCTGAGGCCACGCGCGAGGTCTCGATGGTCAAGGCGTATTGCGGCGAACTGGTCAACGAGGTGATGTATGCCTGCCTGCAGTTCCATGGCGGCATGGGGTTCATGCGCGAAAGCGCCATTGAACGCCTGACGCGGGATGCGCGGGTCCAGTCGATTGGCGGCGGGGCCACCGAGGTCATGCTGGAAGAGGTGGCGAAACGGTTGTGA
- a CDS encoding acyl-CoA carboxylase subunit beta, with protein sequence MSAGSTSEARANVPPPLTEMLATLRERHALVANGGGPRMRERHETRGKIMVRERIDLLLDAQSPFLELSPLAAWGLYGNEVPGAGIVTGIGTVSGRACMLIANDATVKGGSFFAETVRKHLRAQEIAEEHRLPCLYLVDCGGAFLPEQDRVFPDRDHFGGSFYNQCRMSAAGISQISLVFGGCTAGGAYIPALSDEVIMVRGTGRIHLGGPPIVKAAIHEIVDGETLGGAEMHTQVSGVSDHLVATEMEGLAKLREIVGSLGEIGKLGAAPYPPVPPKFDAAELEQIVPTDLRRPYDVREVIARIVDDSSFNAFKPDYGATLVTGFARIHGHPVGIIANNGVLFSESALKGAHFIELCDQRQIPLIFLQNITGFMVGTAAEREGIAKHSAKLVYAVSNARVPKYTVLIGGSYGAGNYGMCGRGFRPRFLFSWPNARIATMSPEVAATVVTELRRQSLKGAADEAAIAELDRKTRAQFEEQSDPYYATARLWDDGIIEPAQTRDVLGLCLSLAAGEARDTSPRPVYRM encoded by the coding sequence ATGTCTGCAGGCTCCACGAGCGAAGCGCGCGCAAACGTGCCCCCGCCTCTCACCGAGATGCTCGCCACCCTGCGCGAGCGCCATGCCCTCGTCGCCAATGGCGGCGGTCCCCGAATGCGCGAGCGGCACGAAACGCGCGGCAAAATCATGGTGCGCGAGCGCATCGACCTGCTGCTCGACGCCCAGTCACCCTTCCTCGAACTCTCGCCGCTGGCGGCCTGGGGGCTCTACGGCAACGAGGTGCCCGGCGCCGGCATCGTTACCGGCATCGGCACCGTCTCCGGCCGCGCCTGCATGCTGATCGCCAATGACGCGACGGTGAAGGGCGGCTCGTTCTTCGCCGAGACCGTGCGCAAGCATCTCAGGGCGCAGGAAATCGCCGAGGAGCATCGCCTGCCCTGCCTCTACCTGGTCGATTGCGGCGGAGCCTTCCTGCCGGAACAGGACCGGGTCTTCCCGGACCGCGACCATTTCGGCGGCTCCTTCTACAACCAATGCCGGATGTCGGCGGCCGGCATTTCCCAGATTTCGCTCGTCTTCGGCGGCTGCACCGCTGGCGGCGCTTATATTCCGGCGCTGTCCGACGAAGTGATCATGGTCAGGGGTACCGGGCGTATCCATCTCGGCGGCCCACCGATCGTGAAGGCGGCCATCCACGAGATCGTCGATGGCGAGACCCTGGGCGGGGCCGAGATGCACACCCAGGTCTCTGGGGTCAGCGACCATCTGGTCGCAACGGAAATGGAGGGCCTCGCCAAGCTCCGCGAGATCGTCGGCTCGCTCGGCGAGATCGGCAAGCTCGGCGCAGCACCCTACCCGCCCGTGCCGCCGAAGTTCGATGCGGCCGAGCTCGAGCAGATCGTCCCGACCGACCTGCGCAGACCCTATGATGTGCGTGAGGTGATCGCCCGCATTGTCGATGACAGCAGCTTCAACGCCTTCAAGCCCGACTATGGCGCAACACTCGTCACCGGCTTCGCCCGCATCCACGGCCACCCCGTCGGCATCATCGCCAATAATGGCGTGCTCTTCTCAGAATCGGCGCTGAAGGGCGCCCATTTCATCGAGCTCTGCGACCAGCGACAGATCCCCCTGATCTTCCTGCAGAACATCACCGGCTTCATGGTCGGCACCGCAGCCGAACGCGAGGGCATCGCCAAGCATTCGGCCAAGCTGGTCTATGCCGTCTCGAATGCGCGCGTTCCCAAATACACCGTGCTGATCGGCGGCTCCTATGGCGCCGGTAATTACGGCATGTGTGGGCGCGGCTTCCGGCCACGTTTCCTGTTCTCCTGGCCGAATGCCCGCATCGCCACGATGAGCCCCGAGGTTGCAGCCACCGTCGTCACGGAACTGCGCCGCCAGAGCCTGAAGGGCGCTGCCGACGAGGCAGCGATCGCTGAACTCGATCGCAAGACACGGGCCCAGTTCGAGGAGCAGAGCGACCCGTATTATGCGACTGCACGGCTCTGGGATGACGGGATCATCGAGCCGGCCCAGACGCGCGACGTGCTCGGCCTGTGCCTCTCGCTTGCCGCTGGCGAAGCGCGCGACACCTCCCCTCGCCCCGTCTACCGGATGTGA
- a CDS encoding TetR/AcrR family transcriptional regulator yields MSIQTTKAERGAVEGGARRLILDTAARLLRQGGYHQTTLREIAEAVGIRKASLYYHFASKEEIVEAVVNDGVRFVQEAVVAALQETEGAEPRARLECAIRAHLTALHGHGDYTSASIKAFAFGAMSVPDSVRRVRRAYEDVWRFLIAELQGADVIAAERSPEALRLFLLGALNGSTDWYRPGRFDIPELAREFAALIAPRGGLVGPG; encoded by the coding sequence GTGAGCATTCAGACGACCAAGGCGGAGCGCGGTGCCGTAGAAGGGGGAGCGCGCCGGCTGATCCTCGACACGGCTGCGCGCCTGCTGCGCCAGGGCGGATATCACCAGACCACCCTGCGCGAGATCGCCGAGGCGGTCGGTATCCGCAAGGCCAGCCTCTATTATCACTTCGCGTCGAAGGAGGAGATCGTCGAGGCCGTCGTCAATGACGGGGTTCGCTTCGTTCAGGAGGCGGTGGTTGCCGCTTTGCAGGAAACCGAGGGGGCCGAGCCGCGTGCCCGGTTGGAATGCGCGATTCGCGCGCATCTGACGGCGCTGCATGGCCATGGCGATTACACCTCGGCGAGCATCAAGGCCTTTGCCTTCGGCGCGATGTCGGTGCCGGACAGCGTGCGCAGGGTTCGCCGCGCCTATGAGGACGTCTGGCGCTTCCTGATCGCGGAGCTTCAGGGCGCCGATGTGATCGCCGCAGAGCGTTCGCCGGAGGCGCTGCGCCTCTTCCTGCTCGGCGCCCTCAATGGCTCCACAGACTGGTACCGCCCCGGGCGCTTCGACATCCCAGAACTGGCACGCGAATTTGCTGCCTTGATTGCGCCGCGGGGCGGCCTGGTCGGGCCGGGTTGA